CGTAAAAATTAAGATTTTGTAACTACAGCAAGTTTTATTGGTGCATTGCAGGGTAGTGCAGGAATAAAGCACATATAAAGCAGAAAGTAACAGAAGTTATCCCGAATTTCATAACACATCCGTATGCTCGTCGAGGATGTTCACATGATCTCTGATTATCTTAGAGTGCCTTCTTCTGCAACATTCAACATCTCATCATTTTTTATGAGAGCTTCTAATTCCTACAGGAGTTCCTCTTTTTGAAATAAAGATTATGTAAGTCACATAACAATTGTAGAACCAAATAAGGTACATATTTGGGATGCCAGGCTTCTAGCTGTACATTAGGATATGGATTGGCCTCTTGGACAATTAAATTGAGGGATGTTTAGAAAAAGACAGTTGCAAATTTGGACAGAAATTCATAGCCTCCAATAAATACTAAATAGTGATGGTACAAGCACTAGAGAGAAGTACACATTTTAAAACCGAAGATGGGAGGTGATTTGGAGTTAAGATGAGAGGGGGTCGGTTCCAGTTCTGCGGTAGAGAAATGCAGAAAACACAGCAGGATAGAAATAAGCAAAAATCTAAAAAACAGAACGAAAAAACTCACacatgatttatatgattttcacTAGAAACACATAGTACACATGATAGTAAAATAATTCTAGGAGCTTCATATTGTAAACTAAGAAAAAAGAAGCAACAAATTTCAAATCTAAGTCCTTTAACATAATCACGAGACGGGTAAGTTAAAACATAATTTAACATGCACAAAAGCGATGTAGCTCAAGCGTGAAAGCTTTCATTGAATATAATATAGGACACTTGCTGAACAGAGTAAAGTACTACTAGAATAATGGAGTTACACAAAATAAGAAACTGTGGTAAGTGTAATCTGCCTAAGACAGTTGTGTTGAACCAAGGACCATACATAGCCTTTGTAGAAcccatcctttttctttaagatttttaaatgattattattcCCAGCAACTGTAATGCCTTTTCTCATGCAGCATTTAAGTTTCATCATGAGAGCAGAAGGATGCAAAGTAATCCAAGGGAAAGCTAGACCTCGAGTGACGAAAGATGGGAGCCACTCTAGTGACCTTTGAAAAGGTCCGTACCTACCAGTTGTTACTGCCTAATGCCTAAACTAATTACAAAGCTGTTGAATAAGAAAATCGGCTGTTTACAATTACACAAAAACAAAAATCTCAACCTCTTACTGAAGATCAAGTTAATAGTAATAGAATATGATGCCCTGGAAGTCTTGTTTGACAATTGTCCAGATTTCATAGAGTTAATTCGTAAACATACTTGAGCTAGTTGAAGGTTTCTCCACCCCAAGATAATGCAATTATTTGCAGTGGACTCAAAATAAGCAGGTTGTATTATATTCATCACCTACATCATGCATGGTGCTCAAAGTATAGAACGCATATGACAATAAAGATACCTCTTCTATGATCCTAAACACTTCAACTGCTGAAGCTGCTTGCTTTTGCTGAAATGACAAAGGTTCCCAGTCCTGAACGGACACAAGACATAAGCAATTAATCTTAGATCATCTATTCAATTTTCACATCCTCAGCAGAAATCAAAGGACGCCAACAACAACTGAGTAGCACAACAGCTCATCACGAGATCAAGATGATCAAAGAGCTCCACAAAAATACCATGAACATTTCAAAAGTATCATGCAACAGATTGCAGTACCCCATTAATAACTCCTAACATATTACCATGTATTCCATTTATTTTACCATATCATGGTAAAGATAAGTTGCGGGGCAACATCCATAATAAAAATGAGACAGACCTCAAGCTCAAAAGCACGTGCAGTCCATTTCAGGATTCTTTCATGTTGCGCAACTATCCAGTCAAGAATGATTGGCCCAGAAATTTCAGCAATCTGGGAGGAAGAAAGAAGAACGACCAGAGATCATATCATCATTTGCTAATTAGCAGGTACAAAGAAATGTGAAGAGATAAATGTCATGATCCCGAATTTTTTAAGTCCCTCGGCATCTTTGCATGGGAAATTGTAGcacaaaaaattctcaaattttgaaCATGTTAAATATGGTAGCTAAAATAAGTGGTACTCAAATTACATAGCAGCTAATTCTTTTACTTGTGATAATTTTTTTCAGGAAGGTAGATACTCGGTAAAAAAGGTGTGTTTTTAAACTCAAGTGGATGTCCCACGGTCTACAGTTTCCAGCTAAAAACCTTTTTGTGGGAAATATTTAGCATCACACACCCCAGAAGAGATACTATTTAGTTCGCATTCATACTAGAAACAGATGCTGAGGATCTTATTATATCATAAAGCAGCCAATTAATTAAGCTGATGGAATATAGTATCAGAATATAAAAGAACTATATTTAATGTTCAATGATTAAAAAAACTGATTAGAAAGAACATAAAAGATTTAATGTCTGCCAGAATCATGGAGTAAACACGTATTGACCAAGGGAGATGGGGAAGTGAAGTTCCCACTCTTCTTATCTAGCAAACAATTCATCTCATTCCAAGTAAGGGCGGTTGCTATGCATATACTCATTAGGCACCATCCACGCACCAAAACAAGGCTATACTCATCGAAGCCTAAAAACCAGAAACAACAGAACTAGAAAAATACATCTTCCTACCTTTATCAACATCATCAATTACTAACACTAAAAAATTGCAGGTTAGTGCACCCAATTTGGAAACAAGGCAGTGCAAACGAGAATAAACCAATCGATTTGTGCAAGCATATTGGATTTTTCACAGagcaatttttttcaaaaatacaaaatagcAAAACCAGAACTGATTATTCTTGCTCTTAGGTAAAGAGTAACTATAGCAACCACTAACAATCCGTGCAAACAATAATATAGTGTATTATTATCATTGTCAGTCCCTAATCAAAGAGACAGACCGGAAAATAGTCAAATGCTGGCCCGTTGGCAGAGGGTGACTTAGTTTCTTTACAAACAGAAGTATGGAGTTTAATAAGACAAGCCTCCAATGCAACAGCAGCAGAAAGCACCTTCCTTACATCCATGGTAAGGCATGTTACATCCTGGAGAAATGGTTTCTGCAGAGAAGGAAAAAAGAACCCAGGTCAATGCATAATTGCAACCGAAAACATAAAGAGAAGgcgtataataattattaataaaatcagACCAGTCTTTCACCATAAAACTGGTGCAACTTTTTGGCTGAGATCATAGCACATTCACGATACCATTGACTTAGAACTGGGGAAAATATAAAGAGATCCTCCTCAACAATGAGGTTTAACTCATTTGCAAGTGTAACCAGTGGATGAATCGTATCTTTTATATACTCAGAAGAAGGAGAATAAGTAACCTGTGACCACAAATCCACTTTGTTATGATTACAATCACAGAAGTTAATAACGGCTAAGTACAACACGAAGCTTACTCTCCTGCATGCAGCATCCAAAGACTTCTCGACATATTCTCTGATCTTTCCAGTAACAAACTCACTAGAAGTGCCAACCCCTGTAAACTGCTAGCattgaaaaaaaattggttaACTGCAGATaaattttctagaatttgatagaAGGATACAGTACTCTTAGAAATAGCTACTCAAAGCAATATTGTAGAAACCATCCAGAAACTACAAAAAAGATGGTGATCCCAAAATAAATTGCAAGCATTGGAAAAAAATTGGTCAACTGCAGACAAATTTTCTAGTATTCAAAAGAAGAATACAGTCCCTTAGCAAATTGCTACTCAAAATGAAATTTTAGAAACCATCCAAAAAGTACAAAGAAGATGGTGATCTGAAAATAATGGGTCCCAAAAATGATGACCTGGAACAATTTAACTTTCACTAACCAACATCAGACCGGACACAATTTAACTTTCACTAACCAACATCAGACAAAGTAGACTGCTAAGCCATAAggaaaaaaattcgaaatgGACCAATGCAAAATTGCTACCTCGGAATTTATATGCGGAACAAAATCTTCATTGCCTGCAGATAACGCCATGGTTACCACCCTCTCAAAAAATAGTTTTTTCTGCATATTAAGGACACTTTCAATAAATTATCCTCGCAAATCATCACAACACCACAAGatgagaaaacaaatatttgCCGCTTTAAGTTACAAATGGTGGACAACCTTACTAAAATGCAGATGATAATCCTGCAATTTACTGTCACACCATGAGCTAATTGATAGAAAGATGGATTGCATCAAACTCAATCTCATTTCATGTCCGTTACTGAAAGTAGAGCTTGTCAAACTATTTGTGTAAGCCACTTCTCTGTCATCACACATTTCAGCAGATAAAACTTTATCAACTTCACAAAGTGCATAGTCCAACAGTGCCATGTCTTCGGTTGCAACGAACTTCCATTAAGAAGAAATGCAAGAGAAGTTTTGTCAGCATTTTAGACTGACATGATGACTAAAACTTAAAGAAACAATAGATAAGCGAAGAAAAATCACatgaaaatacatttaaaaaaatgacatGAAATCAAAGCACACGAATCTCAAATATGAGGATGCCCCGCAGTACAACACtataaaactaaaatcagttCTATAGAACAATACCAAAAACAAGCTTCCAAGCTAATGTAAAAAAATGCTCTCAGGCAACCCATAAAAATCTGGCGCCTGCTTGAACAATTGCATGTGTAAGAAAGCAGCTGACATATGATTATAGATAAAGCTACTTCACACTGTGAATACCTGTTGAAAAAGCACCCATGCAAACAATGCATGATGCAGTTTTTGAGTGATGCCCAACATTGACCAAGTCAACTTTGTCAACTCTAAAATTTCCTCTGATTcctaatataaaaaaaatctcaaataaaatcatcaacacaccttttttttggaataaataataaaagaaattgCTGAACCTCTATTATTTGGCTGTCTTCCAGGATGTCAAATACGCTGCAGAGAATCTTCTCATAGAGCCTGATATTTAAATGATAACCAGTTGTCCAATAATATGTCTCCCCTTCAATACCAAAACGCCCAGGCATGGATGACAATGCCAATGCAACTTGACGAATAACTAAAAGAAAATCACTCCGTTCTGATGGAGACATCTTAAGATCCCATTCCTGagaagaaaagatgaaaatTGTAAAAGTGGAAAACTGATGACACTATTGAAAAATAAGGAAAGGAAAAGGAAATCATATGATAGAAATACCTCTGGATTTCTAATTTTTGCTAGTGAAGCTCCAATCATCTGTTTCCTGTTCTTATTATGATCAGAAGAAAGTAGTTCTTCAAGAACATTTGCCTATTTTAAATGTGTCTAGAGTTAGAACAACTAGACAAAAATCTCACACAAGGAAATTCTGATTAGAAGCCGCAGATAACACATGGAAAGGATGATGACATATTATAATAGATTGAGCATATATATGAGATAAACTGCAATGAAATATCTTACACTTTTGCTTAAATATAGACAAAACTTAAACATAATTTCCTTTCATGACAGTCATCCATCAAGTGAAGACAAGGCATACGGATCATCTCTCTGACTGCGGAATCAGAGTTGCACTATGCAGACCCTTGTCAATAACACATTGTACTGTCTTGATCTCATATCTCCTATATCTTAAAGATGGTCTATCCTTTACTGTCAATGGGCTCATTTTCAACTCCGCACAACATTTCATCGTACAGCTTATAGCTCATAAGAAAATGAATCCAGCAGAATCAGATCCATACTCAAATGTAACCAACCCATGATTTAACTAAGGGTGAGAATCTAAATTCTCATGCTTAAATTCAAAAGGGAAGGTTCATTGCCAGGCAACAAACATGAATCATTAGCATAAAAGTATAGTAATTGTACTAACTAAAAGGTCATGCTTACACCAGTCAATTAGAAACAGGTGATTAAATTTTAGAAGCAAGAGAAAATGCTGCAAGAAGATAAGATAATATTTATGATAACAAGAAAATTACTTGTCTGTTCTTCCAGTGGATGTACGATTTCTCACTTGGAAAATCAGTTCTTAAGATTCCAGTCAAAAGCGCCAACGACAGTTGTGGAACATCAATATCTCCACAAGGTTTACTGGAAGCAAACTGTGTCAACCTACGCCTAATAAGTGTATCCGTTGCCTCTGAGATCTAGTGCAGAAGATGGTTTAAGTTACTTTTTTGGTGTGGCAATAGGACATTACATTTACCTAATATAAGAGCCCATGTCAAGTAAAGAGAATTTAACTAGTAAGTTTCAAAGCACACAAAATAGGAATAACAATAGACACAACAAAAATATTAAGTCGAAAAGTTAGGATGTTACAAGGTCTGCAAATTGGTAATACCAACTCAAACAAGGAAATGGTATTTCATTCTTTTACTTCCCTCAATGAATGAGATTTCTGGAAAAGGAATTAAAGATTTGATTGTATAGCGACCCATGTCTCAATAGATACAATAAAACAAGATGCTTGATGATATGTTCCCGGGCATGCAATTTAAGAGTAGGTACGAGCCTTGTTACTTTTCAAGTTTTTACTAGGCTAAACAGGATTTGGTCAAAGGACGTCCAGGCATACTTTAGGTTCAACTATAAAATAGTGAAGATTCCATGGGTATTCAGACAGGAGAAATCCAATAACAAACTTATCAGTTCCCCATGAATCTCTGAAGGGGCCAATAAGAGATGGCTTGGGTAAATAAAAAGCTTCAATTCAAGGATCTCTTGGTGATATGATTAAGAATCTTAGATGACATACAAGGACGACAAAGTGC
The Primulina tabacum isolate GXHZ01 chromosome 9, ASM2559414v2, whole genome shotgun sequence DNA segment above includes these coding regions:
- the LOC142555679 gene encoding protein unc-13 homolog isoform X7, translating into MMFSRVEIYSTEAKKRERSARFLGVLNNRREKRHVEHESPDRNLKIHETIRMQMQISEATDTLIRRRLTQFASSKPCGDIDVPQLSLALLTGILRTDFPSEKSYIHWKNRQANVLEELLSSDHNKNRKQMIGASLAKIRNPEEWDLKMSPSERSDFLLVIRQVALALSSMPGRFGIEGETYYWTTGYHLNIRLYEKILCSVFDILEDSQIIEESEEILELTKLTWSMLGITQKLHHALFAWVLFQQFVATEDMALLDYALCEVDKVLSAEMCDDREVAYTNSLTSSTFSNGHEMRLSLMQSIFLSISSWCDSKLQDYHLHFSKKKLFFERVVTMALSAGNEDFVPHINSEQFTGVGTSSEFVTGKIREYVEKSLDAACRRVSFVLYLAVINFCDCNHNKVDLWSQVTYSPSSEYIKDTIHPLVTLANELNLIVEEDLFIFSPVLSQWYRECAMISAKKLHQFYGERLKPFLQDVTCLTMDVRKVLSAAVALEACLIKLHTSVCKETKSPSANGPAFDYFPIAEISGPIILDWIVAQHERILKWTARAFELEDWEPLSFQQKQAASAVEVFRIIEETVDQFFEFSLPMDITHLQALLSVIFHSLDAYLSKMSIQLVEKKFFYPSTPLTRYKEAAFPIVKKKVVEHSILDDEVHRQLDILATSKLCIRLNTYRYIQKQITVLEDGIRKSWEAITSCRIYGCSAEMTPGTLGTSVDLNDESVTELFVATLDCIRDSAGHAIKRTCDFLGAKIVFWDMRDSFLFNLYHGGVEGNRLDDLLPQFDSALNNVCRLIDETIRDLVVSSIYKASLEGFVWLLLDGGPSRAFSDTDISMIEEDLSVFEDLFVANGEGLPRSLIEEESKFVHQILSLFSLQTQSVIQMLMESSEHISVDTTSPRYAPRYLGDAETLIRVLCHKKDREASKFLKRHYQLPPSSDYGETPSEDSSFHSPLLADIVKRSASFRWSDKSQSSFKFMKKKLQEATWDIKHVTWSK
- the LOC142555679 gene encoding protein unc-13 homolog isoform X8 — its product is MKLFACKCRQISEATDTLIRRRLTQFASSKPCGDIDVPQLSLALLTGILRTDFPSEKSYIHWKNRQANVLEELLSSDHNKNRKQMIGASLAKIRNPEEWDLKMSPSERSDFLLVIRQVALALSSMPGRFGIEGETYYWTTGYHLNIRLYEKILCSVFDILEDSQIIEESEEILELTKLTWSMLGITQKLHHALFAWVLFQQFVATEDMALLDYALCEVDKVLSAEMCDDREVAYTNSLTSSTFSNGHEMRLSLMQSIFLSISSWCDSKLQDYHLHFSKKKLFFERVVTMALSAGNEDFVPHINSEQFTGVGTSSEFVTGKIREYVEKSLDAACRRVSFVLYLAVINFCDCNHNKVDLWSQVTYSPSSEYIKDTIHPLVTLANELNLIVEEDLFIFSPVLSQWYRECAMISAKKLHQFYGERLKPFLQDVTCLTMDVRKVLSAAVALEACLIKLHTSVCKETKSPSANGPAFDYFPIAEISGPIILDWIVAQHERILKWTARAFELEDWEPLSFQQKQAASAVEVFRIIEETVDQFFEFSLPMDITHLQALLSVIFHSLDAYLSKMSIQLVEKKFFYPSTPLTRYKEAAFPIVKKKVVEHSILDDEVHRQLDILATSKLCIRLNTYRYIQKQITVLEDGIRKSWEAITSCRIYGCSAEMTPGTLGTSVDLNDESVTELFVATLDCIRDSAGHAIKRTCDFLGAKIVFWDMRDSFLFNLYHGGVEGNRLDDLLPQFDSALNNVCRLIDETIRDLVVSSIYKASLEGFVWLLLDGGPSRAFSDTDISMIEEDLSVFEDLFVANGEGLPRSLIEEESKFVHQILSLFSLQTQSVIQMLMESSEHISVDTTSPRYAPRYLGDAETLIRVLCHKKDREASKFLKRHYQLPPSSDYGETPSEDSSFHSPLLADIVKRSASFRWSDKSQSSFKFMKKKLQEATWDIKHVTWSK